A genomic region of Raphanus sativus cultivar WK10039 chromosome 6, ASM80110v3, whole genome shotgun sequence contains the following coding sequences:
- the LOC108813114 gene encoding mechanosensitive ion channel protein 3, chloroplastic: MMMRTVSLPLSHHKIHRASGYHYSVSCKSRVYRTQTGLSSCSMRQDVWSLQLLETLHGSTPPVSSRCNAFVCRAALFPGSGSQLPILKSTALVLTRAYDALNGNPHLVKLIPAVAILAFATWGIRPLLGVTRATLFEKGNDSKSSMQYTVVSYLQPLLLWTGALLFCRALDPIVLSSSASQAVKTRLLSFARSISTVLAFACCLSSLLQQVQKFIMETNNPADTRNMGFSFAGKAVYTAAWVAAASLFMELLGFSTQKWLTAGGLGTVLLTLAGREILTNFLSSIMIHATRPFVLNEWIQTKIGGYEVSGTVEHVGWWSPTIIRGDDREAVHIPNHQFSVNIVRNLTQRTHWRIKTHLAISHLDVSKINSIVADMRKVLSKNPQIEQQKIHRRVFLEDVDPENQALRILISCFVKTSRFEEYLCVKEAVLLDLLRVIRHHGARLATPIRTVQRMRNEAEVDSAAFSDIVFNQAAMNRRLMLIEPSYKINGDDNAKSSSPNSEQKGEEKDPEGEASGSKAETEDNGSNAKKEKPKVGLDSNSSTGTKGPTTASSDQPVEHKSEEKKKESAGESTKSEKEDVSDGEGATLKPKARQGTEKSNGDEKARDVRGSGTSSSLTENIVLGVALDGSKRTLPIDEEPEASGSLMES; encoded by the exons ATGATGATGCGAACTGTCTCTCTACCACTCTCCCATCATAAGATCCATCGAGCTTCTGGATACCATTAT AGTGTTTCTTGTAAAAGTCGCGTGTATCGGACACAGACAGGTCTTTCATCATGTTCCATG AGACAAGACGTTTGGAGTCTTCAGCTTCTGGAGACCTTGCATGGTTCAACACCCCCTGTATCATCTAGGTGTAATGCGTTCGTTTGCCGAGCAGCTCTCTTTCCAGGGAGTGGAAGCCAACTCCCCATTCTTAAATCAACTGCACTAGTACTCACAAG GGCATATGATGCTTTAAATGGAAATCCTCATTTAGTGAAATTAATTCCAGCAGTTGCGATTCTTGCATTTGCTACGTGGGGGATTAGACCCCTTCTAGGCGTAACCAGAGCTACCTTGTTTGAG AAGGGAAATGATTCAAAGAGCAGCATGCAATACACTGTTGTGTCATATCTTCAGCCTTTGCTGCTTTGGACTGGAGCACTCCTTTTCTGCAG AGCTTTGGACCCGATAGTATTGTCTTCAAGTGCCAGCCAAGCTGTTAAAACCCGCCTTCTTAGCTTTGCGCGGTCCATATCAACGGTGTTGGCATTTGCCTGCTGTTTATCAAG CCTACTTCAACAGGTGCAGAAATTTATTATGGAGACAAATAATCCTGCCGATACCAGAAAT ATGGGTTTCAGTTTTGCTGGAAAAGCTGTTTACACTGCTGCTTGGGTCGCTGCTGCTTCATTGTTTATGGAGCTTTTGGGTTTCTCTACCCAAAAGTGGCTAACAGCTGGAGGTCTGGGGACAGTACTGCTTACTCTCGCTGGTCGTGAG ATACTTACTAACTTTCTTTCAAGCATTATGATTCATGCTACACGGCCCTTTGTTCTGAATGAGTGGATCCAGACCAAGATAGGAGGCTATGAAGTTTCTGGCACAGTAGAG CACGTTGGTTGGTGGTCACCTACGATTATCAGAGGTGATGACCGTGAAGCAGTTCATATTCCTAATCACCAGTTCAGTGTTAACATTGTGAGGAATCTAACTCAAAGGACACATTGGCGCATCAAAACACATCTTGCCATCAGCCATCTTGATGTCAGCAAAATTAAT AGTATTGTTGCTGATATGCGCAAGGTGTTGTCAAAAAATCCTCAAATCGAACAGCAAAAAATACACAGAAGAGTGTTTTTGGAGGATGTAGATCCAGAGAACCAAGCCCTTAGG ATTCTAATATCCTGTTTTGTAAAGACTTCACGTTTTGAAGAGTATCTGTGTGTTAAG GAAGCAGTGCTCTTGGACCTTCTTAGAGTTATTAGGCATCATGGGGCACGTCTAGCAACTCCTATTAGAACAGTTCAGAGGATGCGTAACGAGGCTGAGGTAGACAGTGCAGCATTTTCAGACATCGTTTTCAACCAGGCAGCTATGAACCGTCGACTCATGTTGATTGAGCCATCCTACAAAATCAATGGCGATGATAATGCTAAGTCCTCTTCGCCTAACTCAGAGCAAAAAGGTGAAGAAAAAGACCCTGAAGGAGAAGCATCGGGATCCAAGGCTGAGACAGAAGACAACGGATCAAACGCTAAAAAGGAGAAACCGAAAGTAGGTCTTGATTCCAACTCTAGTACAGGCACTAAAGGTCCGACAACCGCATCATCGGACCAGCCTGTAGAACACAAatcagaagagaagaagaaagagagtgCAGGAGAGTCAACTAAATCAGAGAAGGAAGACGTGTCTGATGGCGAAGGTGCAACACTGAAACCAAAAGCAAGACAAGGGACCGAGAAGAGCAATGGAGATGAGAAAGCTAGAGATGTTCGTGGATCTGGTACGAGTTCTTCGTTAACGGAGAATATTGTTCTCGGTGTTGCTTTGGATGGCTCAAAACGTACACTCCCGATTGATGAAGAACCCGAGGCATCTGGTTCGCTAATGGAGTCTTAA